A section of the Falco peregrinus isolate bFalPer1 chromosome 3, bFalPer1.pri, whole genome shotgun sequence genome encodes:
- the GMEB1 gene encoding glucocorticoid modulatory element-binding protein 1 isoform X1 yields the protein MANAEVSVPVGDVVVVPSDGNEGENPEDTKTQVILQLQPVQQGIYQEGSEASTAVVAVETHTIHKLEEGIDPSTIETNEEIEIAYPITCGESKAILLWKKFVCPGINVKCVKFNDQLISPKHFVHLAGKSTLKDWKRAIRLGGIMLRKMMDSGQIDFYQHDKVCTNTCRSTKFDLLISSARAPVPGQQSVVQTPTSADGSITQIALSEESMEEGIEWNSALTAAVTMATEEGMKKDTDEISEDTLMFWKGIADVGLMEEVVCNIQKEIEEVLRGVQQRLGQSPFQMTDAAVLNNVAHTFGLMDTVKKVLDNRKNQTEQGEEQFLYTLADLERQLEEQKKLAKDQKAKSQTIQNVVLMPVSAPKPPKRPRLQRPASATVLSPSTPIQQPQFTVISPITIAPVGQQFSVGNIPVATISQGSSPVTVHTLPSGSQLFRYATVVSSSKTSSSDTVTLHPSSSLALLSSAAMQDSGALANVAAVVNPVELVAMESGLTSTIQAVEGTSDDGQTIIEIDPAPDPEADTDESEGKAVILETELRTEEKVVGDVEDHQHQVHNVEIVVLED from the exons ATGGCGAATGCCGAAGTGAGCGTCCctgtgggtgatgtggtggttgTACCAAGTGACGGAAACGAAGGGGAGAACCCGGAGGATACCAAAACCCAAGTgatcctgcagctccagccgGTGCAGCAGGG GATTTACCAAGAGGGCTCCGAGGCCAGCACCGCCGTAGTGGCCGTCGAAACCCACACCATCCACAAGCTAGAAGAAGGGATCG ACCCCAGCACCATTGAAACCAACGAGGAAATTGAAATCGCCTATCCCATCACCTGTGGGGAGAGCAAAGCCATCCTGCTCTGGAAGAAGTTTGTCTGTCCAGGAATTAATGTCAAGTGTGTAAAG TTCAATGACCAATTGATCAGCCCGAAGCATTTTGTTCACCTGGCTGGGAAATCTACCCTAAAGGACTGGAAGAGAGCCATCCGCCTCGGAGGAATCATGCTGAG GAAGATGATGGACTCGGGACAAATTGACTTCTACCAGCATGACAAAGTTTGCACCAACACCTGTCGAAGCACCAAGTTCGATCTCCTGATCAGCAGTGCCAGAGCACCGGTGCCGGGGCAGCAGAGCGTGGTGCAGACTCCTACATCAGCCGACG GGAGCATCACCCAGATCGCGCTGTCGGAGGAGAGCATGGAGGAGGGGATCGAGTGGAACTCGGCTCTAACGGCTGCCGTCACCATGGCCACTGAGGAAGGCATGAAAAAGGACACGGATGAGATCTCGG AGGACACGCTGATGTTCTGGAAAGGCATAGCTGATGTGGGGCTGATGGAAGAGGTTGTGTGCAACATCCAGAAGGAGATAGAAGAAGTCCTAAGAGGCGTCCAGCAGAGATTGGGTCAGTCTCCATTCCAGATGACAG ATGCTGCGGTCTTGAACAACGTTGCTCACACATTTGGCCTAATGGACACAGTCAAGAAGGTTCTGGACAACAGGAAAAACCAGACAGAGCAAGGAGAGGAACAGTTTCTTTACACACTGGCAG ACCTGGAGCGgcagctggaagagcagaagaaactTGCCAAGGACCAGAAGGCGAAGTCCCAAACCATCCAGAACGTGGTGCTGATGCCCGTCAGCGCTCCCAAGCCCCCCAAGAGACCCCGCCTGCAGCGCCCAGCCTCCGCCACCGTCCTCAGCCCCTCCACCCCCATCCAGCAGCCGCAGTTCACGGTCATCTCGCCCATCACTATCGCGCCTGTTGGACAACAGTTCTCCGTGGGCAACATCCCGGTGGCGACCATTAGCCAAGGCTCCAGCCCGGTGACTGTTCATACCTTGCCGtctggctcccagctcttcCGATACGCCACCGTGGTGTCCTCCTCCAAGACCAGCTCCTCCGACACGGTCACCCTCCACCCGTCCTCCAGCCTGGCACTGCTGAGCTCGGCGGCCATGCAGGACAGCGGCGCCCTGGCCAACGTGGCGGCCGTCGTCAACCCTGTGGAACTGGTGGCCATGGAGTCCGGCCTCACTTCCACCATCCAAGCCGTGGAGGGCACCTCAGACGACGGGCAGACCATCATAGAGATCGACCCGGCGCCAGATCCTGAAGCGGACACAGACGAGTCGGAGGGGAAAGCTGTGATCCTGGAGACAGAGCTGAGGACTGAGGAGAAAGTGGTGGGAGATGTGGAGGACCATCAGCACCAGGTCCATAACGTGGAGATTGTGGTCTTGGAGGACTAG
- the GMEB1 gene encoding glucocorticoid modulatory element-binding protein 1 isoform X2 yields MNDPSTIETNEEIEIAYPITCGESKAILLWKKFVCPGINVKCVKFNDQLISPKHFVHLAGKSTLKDWKRAIRLGGIMLRKMMDSGQIDFYQHDKVCTNTCRSTKFDLLISSARAPVPGQQSVVQTPTSADGSITQIALSEESMEEGIEWNSALTAAVTMATEEGMKKDTDEISEDTLMFWKGIADVGLMEEVVCNIQKEIEEVLRGVQQRLGQSPFQMTDAAVLNNVAHTFGLMDTVKKVLDNRKNQTEQGEEQFLYTLADLERQLEEQKKLAKDQKAKSQTIQNVVLMPVSAPKPPKRPRLQRPASATVLSPSTPIQQPQFTVISPITIAPVGQQFSVGNIPVATISQGSSPVTVHTLPSGSQLFRYATVVSSSKTSSSDTVTLHPSSSLALLSSAAMQDSGALANVAAVVNPVELVAMESGLTSTIQAVEGTSDDGQTIIEIDPAPDPEADTDESEGKAVILETELRTEEKVVGDVEDHQHQVHNVEIVVLED; encoded by the exons ATGAATG ACCCCAGCACCATTGAAACCAACGAGGAAATTGAAATCGCCTATCCCATCACCTGTGGGGAGAGCAAAGCCATCCTGCTCTGGAAGAAGTTTGTCTGTCCAGGAATTAATGTCAAGTGTGTAAAG TTCAATGACCAATTGATCAGCCCGAAGCATTTTGTTCACCTGGCTGGGAAATCTACCCTAAAGGACTGGAAGAGAGCCATCCGCCTCGGAGGAATCATGCTGAG GAAGATGATGGACTCGGGACAAATTGACTTCTACCAGCATGACAAAGTTTGCACCAACACCTGTCGAAGCACCAAGTTCGATCTCCTGATCAGCAGTGCCAGAGCACCGGTGCCGGGGCAGCAGAGCGTGGTGCAGACTCCTACATCAGCCGACG GGAGCATCACCCAGATCGCGCTGTCGGAGGAGAGCATGGAGGAGGGGATCGAGTGGAACTCGGCTCTAACGGCTGCCGTCACCATGGCCACTGAGGAAGGCATGAAAAAGGACACGGATGAGATCTCGG AGGACACGCTGATGTTCTGGAAAGGCATAGCTGATGTGGGGCTGATGGAAGAGGTTGTGTGCAACATCCAGAAGGAGATAGAAGAAGTCCTAAGAGGCGTCCAGCAGAGATTGGGTCAGTCTCCATTCCAGATGACAG ATGCTGCGGTCTTGAACAACGTTGCTCACACATTTGGCCTAATGGACACAGTCAAGAAGGTTCTGGACAACAGGAAAAACCAGACAGAGCAAGGAGAGGAACAGTTTCTTTACACACTGGCAG ACCTGGAGCGgcagctggaagagcagaagaaactTGCCAAGGACCAGAAGGCGAAGTCCCAAACCATCCAGAACGTGGTGCTGATGCCCGTCAGCGCTCCCAAGCCCCCCAAGAGACCCCGCCTGCAGCGCCCAGCCTCCGCCACCGTCCTCAGCCCCTCCACCCCCATCCAGCAGCCGCAGTTCACGGTCATCTCGCCCATCACTATCGCGCCTGTTGGACAACAGTTCTCCGTGGGCAACATCCCGGTGGCGACCATTAGCCAAGGCTCCAGCCCGGTGACTGTTCATACCTTGCCGtctggctcccagctcttcCGATACGCCACCGTGGTGTCCTCCTCCAAGACCAGCTCCTCCGACACGGTCACCCTCCACCCGTCCTCCAGCCTGGCACTGCTGAGCTCGGCGGCCATGCAGGACAGCGGCGCCCTGGCCAACGTGGCGGCCGTCGTCAACCCTGTGGAACTGGTGGCCATGGAGTCCGGCCTCACTTCCACCATCCAAGCCGTGGAGGGCACCTCAGACGACGGGCAGACCATCATAGAGATCGACCCGGCGCCAGATCCTGAAGCGGACACAGACGAGTCGGAGGGGAAAGCTGTGATCCTGGAGACAGAGCTGAGGACTGAGGAGAAAGTGGTGGGAGATGTGGAGGACCATCAGCACCAGGTCCATAACGTGGAGATTGTGGTCTTGGAGGACTAG